In Actinoplanes lobatus, the DNA window CCCGGCGGCCATCAGGTAGGCGACCGGTCCCCGTGACTTCGGGGCGGTGACGCCGATCCGGATCAGGCAGCCGACCACGGCGGAGAGCAGCAGCAGGTCGGAGAGCAGCAGCGTCTTGCCGAGCAGGGTGGCGTCCGGGACGACGTTCGGGCGGATCAGCCATTCCCAGAGCGGTCCGGCGGCGCAGAGGCCGATCAGTGCGGCGTCGATGAGGCCACCGGCGTCCTTGCGGCCGTGCCGGCGCAGCCCGATGCCCGTACCGATCAGGAAGAGCAGGTGCGCGAAGGCGATCGCCAGGTCCGCGACGCCGCCTTCGGCCCGGCCGAGATGGTGGCCGGAGATCCAGTCCGGCCAGCGCAGCGTGGCGAGGGTCAGCAGGGCCATGCCGGTCGTGGCGATCAGCCACGGCAGGCGGTCGGTCAGGTGCCGGGCGGAGAGGGCCAGCAGATAGACGATGACCGGTACGGTGGTGACCAGCGCGAAGATCACGGTCCGGGCGCCGGGGCCGGCCAGCGCGTAGGACGTGACCACGGCCGCCGACAGTCCCAGCACGCCGGTATGCACGGGCCAGGCGGGCGCCGTGGCACGCGGCCATCCCATACGAGGGGTTCCTCTCCGCGGCCCGGCTGCTGTCACGGCCATTGATCGGCCGCGCGGCGCCCGGGTTGAGGGAAACGGGTCAGGCGGGCGCCGCGGCCGGTTCGGTGGCCGGCGCGTCCTCGGCGACGCGGCGGCTCAGGGCCCGGTAGGGGCGGCTGGCCAGGGCCAGCGCCGTGGCGACCACGCCGATCACACCGGTGAGGATGAAGACCAGGGCCATGCCGCGGTCGGGGCCGGTGCCGAACCAGGAGCCGATGGCGTCCGCGCCGGCGCCGCCGTCGCTCATGAACGGGATGAACACGAACTGGGTGATCGGGGAGATCAGGAAGGCGGTCAGCGGGGACGCCGCCTGTTCGGCGCTCTGGGCGAGGCCGAAGACCCGGCCCTGCCGCTCGTAAGGGACGACCCGCTGGAGGATGGTCTGCTCGGTGGCCTCCGCGTATGGCATGAGCAGCATGTACACGTACATGCCGACGGCCATCGGGATGATCGACGCCCAGATCGGGAAGACCACGATGATCGCCCACAGGGCCACGTTGAGCAGCAGCAGGAGCCGGACCGGGCTGGACCCCAGACCGGTACGCGACACGAGCAGCCCACCGAGGATGAAGCCGGTGCTGATCACGCCCCACAGCAGGCCCCACGTCTGCACCGACACGAGCGACAGCCCGTACGCGTCGGCGAGGGCCATGAACACGCCGCCCAGGAAGTTGTTGAACGTGCTGAACAGGATGAGCGCGGTCAGACCCGGCACCCCGGCGATGATCCGGATCGTGCCGCGCAGGTCGACGCCGGGCCGCGCGGCCCCGCTGTGCTCCGGCTCCCGTTCCGGGATGCGCACGAACGTGAGGTGGACCAGCGACAGCGCGAGCACCGCCAGGGCCAGGACCAGCACCGAGAACATGCCGTCGAAGGCCACCAGCACGCCGCTGATCACCGAGGTGACCAGGAAGCTGGTGCCGGAGACGGTGCCGACCAGGCCGTTGGCGCGGTCCCGCCGGTCGGCGTCGATCAGCAACGTGACCAGGGTGGGCAGCGCGATGGTGCGGATGTTGCCGGCGATCACGCCGAACATCAGCAGCAGCACGAACGCCCAGAGCCGCGCGTCGGCCGGGTCCGTCCACGCCTGCTCGGGCACGGACAGGTGGACCGCGAAGGCGGCGCCGTACAGCACGAGGGAGGCCAGGGCCGAGCCCTGCAGCACGGTCTTCTTGCGGTGACCGTCGACCAGGCTGCCGAACCAGATTCCGGTGGACGCGGTCAGCACCAGGAAGATGCCGGAGATGACGCCGGTCGCGAAGACCGACCTCGTCTCCAGATACACCCAGAAGGTGACAGCGAACCAGACGGTGAAGTTGATGACCGACACCAGCAGGGTGTTGAAGAGCAGCTGGTAGAAGGTCCGGACGTGCCCCGTGACGACGGTCATGGACTGCACGGTATTACCTGGACCCCGCTTGAGGTCCAGCCGTTTTGAGCGAGGTCCAACCGATTTGAGCGAGGTCCAGCCGGTTTTTCAGGCGCGGACCGGGTCGGCGGCCATCAGCGCGGCGTAGTCGTCGGCGGGCACCGGCCGGGACATGAAGAAGCCCTGCCCGTACCGGTAGCCCATGTCCCGCAGCCGGTTCAGCTGCTCCTGGTTCTCGATGCCCTCGGCGACCGCCTTGAGCTGGAGGTGCTCGGCGAGCTGGGCGACCGCCGCGGCGACCGCGAGCCGGCCCCGGTCGGCGCCCTCGGCGATGCCGTCGACGAACGACTTGTCCAGTTTCAGCACGTCGACCGGGAAGGCGCGGAGCAGGCTGAGCGACGACTGGCCGGTGCCGAAGTCGTCGAGAGCCAGGTGTACGCCCATCTCGTGCAGTGCCCGCAGCGTCTCCCGCACCTGCCAGCCGTCGACCACCGACGACTCGGTGACCTCGATGATCAGGTTGCGCGGGCTGAGGCCGGTCTCGCTGAGCACGGCCGCGACCTCGTCGACGAAGCCGACCTCGCGCAGCTGGCGGACCGCCACGTTGACGTTGACGGACTCGACCGTGCGGTCCCCGTAGGTGGCGCGCCAGCGGGCCAGCTGCGAGCACGCCTCACGCAGCACCCAGGCGCCGAGCGGCACGATGAGGCCGGTCCGTTCGGCGACCGGGATGAAGTCGGCGGGCGAGACGAAGCCGCGTTCCGGGTGCTGCCAGCGCACCAGCGCCTCGGCGCCGTGCAGGCGGCCGGTGACCAGATCGTAGATGGGCTGGTAGAGCAGCCGGAGCTCGCCACGGGCGATGCCGTTGCGCAGTTCGCCGGCGAGCATGGCGTGGTTGACCATGTCCTGCCGCATCCGCGGCTCGAACCGGGCCCAGGACGCCTTGCCGGCCTCCTTGGCGGCGTACATCGCGATGTCGGCGTTGCGCAGCACCTCGTCGGCGGTCGCGCCGGGCTCGGCGATCGCGATGCCGGCGCTGGCGTGCACCAGCAGGTGCTGCTCGCCGACGGTGAACGGGTCGGCGAGGGCCTGGAGGGCGCGCCCGGCGGCGGACTCGGCGGCGGCCGGGTCGTCGGTGGGAAGCAGTACGGCGAACTCGTCGCCGCCGAGCCGGACCGGCATCTCGCCGGCCGTGCACTGGGCGCGCAGCCGCTGCGCCACCTGGAACAGCATCTGGTCGCCGGCGGCCGGGCCGAGCGTGTCGTTGATCATTTTGAAGTCGTCGATGTCGATCAGCAGCGCGGCGGCCGGCTCGGCGGCGTCGATGCGTTCGGCGAGCGCCACCGTGAACCGGGCACGGTTGGGCAGGCCGGTCAGGTTGTCGCTGAGCGCGAGGCGTTCCAGTTCGGCCTGCTGGTGGCGGATGCCGCGCAGCGCGAGGGTGTTCTCTCGCAGGCTG includes these proteins:
- a CDS encoding MFS transporter → MTVVTGHVRTFYQLLFNTLLVSVINFTVWFAVTFWVYLETRSVFATGVISGIFLVLTASTGIWFGSLVDGHRKKTVLQGSALASLVLYGAAFAVHLSVPEQAWTDPADARLWAFVLLLMFGVIAGNIRTIALPTLVTLLIDADRRDRANGLVGTVSGTSFLVTSVISGVLVAFDGMFSVLVLALAVLALSLVHLTFVRIPEREPEHSGAARPGVDLRGTIRIIAGVPGLTALILFSTFNNFLGGVFMALADAYGLSLVSVQTWGLLWGVISTGFILGGLLVSRTGLGSSPVRLLLLLNVALWAIIVVFPIWASIIPMAVGMYVYMLLMPYAEATEQTILQRVVPYERQGRVFGLAQSAEQAASPLTAFLISPITQFVFIPFMSDGGAGADAIGSWFGTGPDRGMALVFILTGVIGVVATALALASRPYRALSRRVAEDAPATEPAAAPA
- a CDS encoding putative bifunctional diguanylate cyclase/phosphodiesterase, translating into MSEPENAGGFPRPRSGGLAPVLVSAGAILVVVAWLLVRGDDELFFGYLGGPIAMAAGTYACLRIARVRLPRPVHAFWRRMTLVGVFLLIAAVVALLRANNNTGLSLHVALPTLAGLGLLIFTFLTLPGRQTTPVALLRALLDGLTVAVASALIFWYVVFDLAPADTSMAARLVAAVVGVGGVLLLVTVGKAAAAPDTAVDGTALRVLTAAPIACVAATILMIAGDDRSRMALSVLVLPIVGTALAVSAYLQRRALQRPAAPPTPASNRSLFNLLPFVAVAATTGLVISVSAQDMNARQRTVVIGALLIAGCVVARQLLSLRENTLALRGIRHQQAELERLALSDNLTGLPNRARFTVALAERIDAAEPAAALLIDIDDFKMINDTLGPAAGDQMLFQVAQRLRAQCTAGEMPVRLGGDEFAVLLPTDDPAAAESAAGRALQALADPFTVGEQHLLVHASAGIAIAEPGATADEVLRNADIAMYAAKEAGKASWARFEPRMRQDMVNHAMLAGELRNGIARGELRLLYQPIYDLVTGRLHGAEALVRWQHPERGFVSPADFIPVAERTGLIVPLGAWVLREACSQLARWRATYGDRTVESVNVNVAVRQLREVGFVDEVAAVLSETGLSPRNLIIEVTESSVVDGWQVRETLRALHEMGVHLALDDFGTGQSSLSLLRAFPVDVLKLDKSFVDGIAEGADRGRLAVAAAVAQLAEHLQLKAVAEGIENQEQLNRLRDMGYRYGQGFFMSRPVPADDYAALMAADPVRA